The Phoenix dactylifera cultivar Barhee BC4 chromosome 15, palm_55x_up_171113_PBpolish2nd_filt_p, whole genome shotgun sequence genome contains a region encoding:
- the LOC103718954 gene encoding uncharacterized protein LOC103718954, whose translation MLEVVEGEMNGGYGQTQQSCGESSEEELSVLPRHTKVVVTGNNRTKSVLVGLQGVVKKAVGLGGWHWLVLTNGIEVKLQRNALSVIEAPTGHEDDDETECENMQWNVSDMASDDTQSQKPHRSRSRQHKGSCNKSSSRTHSCDSQSKGSVSSSRGTMKVDLSKLETTALWRYWRHFNLVDASPNPSKEQLIDAVQRHFTSQQLDELQVIVGFVQAAKRLKTVCN comes from the exons ATGCTGGAGGTTGTTGAGGGGGAGATGAACGGAGGCTACGGGCAAACGCAGCAGAGCTGCGGGGAGAGCAGCGAGGAGGAGCTATCAGTGCTCCCGCGGCACACCAAGGTGGTGGTGACCGGCAACAACCGGACCAAATCCGTGCTCGTCGGGCTCCAGGGGGTCGTCAAGAAGGCCGTCGGCCTCGGCGGATGGCATTGGCTG GTGCTGACTAATGGCATAGAGGTGAAGCTGCAAAGAAATGCACTTAGTGTGATTGAAGCCCCAACTGGTCACGAGGATGATGATGAGACTGAGTGTGAAAATATGCAGTGGAATGTTTCTGATATGG CCTCCGATGACACACAATCGCAGAAGCCACACAGATCCAGAAGCAGACAGCATAAAGGGTCTTGCAACAAATCCTCGAGCCGCACTCATTCGTGTGATTCACAATCTAAGGGATCTGTTTCATCCTCTAGGGGCACAATG AAAGTTGACCTGAGCAAGCTAGAAACGACAGCGTTATGGAGATATTGGCGTCACTTCAATCTT GTGGATGCCAGTCCTAACCCCTCCAAGGAGCAGCTAATTGATGCAGTTCAGAGGCATTTCACGTCACAG CAATTGGATGAGTTGCAGGTTATCGTCGGGTTTGTGCAGGCTGCAAAGAGGCTCAAAACTGTCTGCAATTGA